In Oncorhynchus mykiss isolate Arlee chromosome 1, USDA_OmykA_1.1, whole genome shotgun sequence, the following proteins share a genomic window:
- the LOC110537194 gene encoding choline transporter-like protein 5-B isoform X1, giving the protein MYIPAETGVNEDSCSSKLHTVFGEPRNFDPSFRGPIHNRACTDVLCCVIFVIVILGYIALGTVAWIHGDTRKVVYPTDSHGQFCGQQGTPNTNKAILFYFNILQCANPAVLINLQCPTTQLCVSKCPDRFATYLDMQYNYRYNNSYWEYYRQFCKPGFDNPRKSVAHVLRDEDCPSMIVPSRPFLQRCFPDFITRNGTLTVANKTDFKDGLGKTRSVIDLRKAANGITSLLDAKEVGMKIFEDYASSWYWILLGLVITMVVSLAFILLLRFTAGVLLWLIIFGVIAVVGYGIWHCYWEFSTLRGKPHSDGDVTISDIGFQTDFRVYLQLSQTWLILMISLSVIEAVIIVILIFLRRRVRIAIALLKEGSRAIGYIMSTLFYPIITFVLLAICIAYWAVIAVFLASSGDAVYKVMSTQDKCMYANLTCDPEKFSQTNVTMVCPGSQCTFAFYGGESLYHHYIFVLQLCNLLVFLWLVNFTIALGQCTLAGAFASYYWALRKPQDIPSCPLFSSFSRAVRYHTGSLAFGSLILAFVQMFRIVLEYLDHKLKGAHNAFARFLICCLKCCFWCLEHFIKFMNRNAYIMMAIYGKSFCTSAKDAFFLLMRNVVRVAVLDKVTDFLLFLGKVLISGSVGVLAFFFFTRKITVIQEEVPSLNYYWVPLLTVIFGSYLIAHGFFNVYAMCVDTLFLCFCEDLERNDGSPLKPFYMSPQLHRILRREQGSKLYASS; this is encoded by the exons CCTGGATCCATGGCGACACCAGGAAGGTGGTCTACCCCACCGACAGCCACGGACAGTTCTGTGGACAGCAGGGGACCCCCAACAC CAACAAAGCCATATTATTCTACTTCAACATATTGCAATGTGCCAATCCTGCCGTTCTCATTAACCTCCAGTGCCCTACAACCCAA CTCTGTGTCTCCAAGTGCCCAGACAGATTTGCCACATACCTAGACATGCAGTACAACTACAGGTACAACAACAGCTACTGGGAGTATTACAGGCAGTTCTGCAAGCCGGGCTTCGACAATCCTAGAAAG TCAGTTGCACATGTCTTGAGAGATGAGGACTGCCCATCTATGATAGTGCCAAGCAGACCTT TCCTTCAGAGGTGCTTCCCTGACTTTATCACCAGGAACGGGACGCTAACTGTCGCCAACAAGACAGACTTTAAAGATGGGTTAGGTAAAACGAGGAGCGTGATCGATCTCAGGAAAGCTGCCAA tGGCATTACCAGTCTGCTAGATGCCAAGGAGGTTGGCATGAAGATATTTGAGGATTACGCCAGCTCCTGGTACTGGATCTTACT AGGTCTGGTGATAACCATGGTGGTCAGCCTGGCTTTTATCCTGCTGCTACGGTTCACAGCCGGAGTTCTCCTGTGGCTCATCATCTTTGGAGTCATCGCTGTGGTGGGCTATG ggaTCTGGCACTGCTACTGGGAGTTCAGTACACTGAGAGGGAAGCCACACAGTGATGGTGATGTCACCATCTCTGACATCGGCTTTCAGACAGACTTCAGGGTTTACCTGCAGCTCAGTCAAACCTGGCTCATCTTGA TGATCTCCCTATCAGTCATTGAGGCGGTCATCATAGTAATCCTGATATTCCTGAGGAGGAGAGTACGTATCGCCATCGCTCTGCTGAAGGAGGGGAGCAG gGCCATTGGTTACATCATGTCCACTCTCTTCTACCCGATCATCACTTTTGTGCTGCTGGCCATCTGCATAGCGTACTGGGCAGTCATTGCTGT CTTCTTAGCGTCATCTGGTGATGCTGTCTACAAGGTCATGTCGACGCAGGACAAATGCATGTATGCCAACCTCACCTGTGATCCAGAG AAATTCAGTCAGACCAACGTGACCATGGTGTGCCCGGGCTCCCAGTGCACCTTTGCCTTTTACGGCGGCGAGAGCCTCTACCACCACTACATCTTTGTGCTGCAGCTGTGCAACCTGCTGGTGTTCCTGTGGCTGGTCAACTTTACCATCGCCCTGGGACAGTGCACCCTGGCCGGGGCCTTCGCTTCCTACTACTGGGCCTTGAGGAAGCCCCAAGACATACCATCATGTCCCTTGTTTTCCTCCTTTAGCAGGGCTGTACG GTACCACACAGGCTCTCTGGCATTTGGCTCTCTGATCCTGGCCTTTGTGCAGATGTTTCGCATCGTTCTAGAGTATCTGGATCACAAACTCAAAG GTGCTCACAATGCTTTTGCCCGCTTCCTGATTTGCTGTCTCAAATGCTGCTTCTGGTGCCTGGAACATTTCATCAAGTTCATGAACAGAAACGCCTACATCATG ATGGCGATATATGGAAAGAGCTTCTGCACTTCGGCCAAAGATGCTTTCTTCCTCCTGATGAGGAACGTAGTAAG GGTGGCAGTGCTGGATAAGGTGACAGACTTTCTCCTCTTCTTGGGAAAAGTGCTTATTTCAGGGAGTGTTG GTGTTCTAGCATTCTTCTTCTTCACCCGTAAGATTACAGTTATTCAAGAGGAGGTGCCATCACTAAATTACTACTGGGTCCCCCTACTG ACGGTGATATTTGGATCCTACCTGATCGCCCATGGCTTCTTCAACGTCTATGCTATGTGTGTGGACACCTTATTCCTTTGTTTCT GTGAAGACCTGGAGAGGAACGACGGCTCGCCCCTCAAGCCCTTCTACATGTCCCCTCAACTGCACAGGATCCTCCGCAGAGAGCAGGGCTCCAAGCTCTACGCTTCCTCCTGA
- the LOC110537194 gene encoding choline transporter-like protein 5-B isoform X2: MYIPAETGVNEDSCSSKLHTVFGEPRNFDPSFRGPIHNRACTDVLCCVIFVIVILGYIALGTVAWIHGDTRKVVYPTDSHGQFCGQQGTPNTNKAILFYFNILQCANPAVLINLQCPTTQLCVSKCPDRFATYLDMQYNYRYNNSYWEYYRQFCKPGFDNPRKSVAHVLRDEDCPSMIVPSRPFLQRCFPDFITRNGTLTVANKTDFKDGLGKTRSVIDLRKAANGITSLLDAKEVGMKIFEDYASSWYWILLGLVITMVVSLAFILLLRFTAGVLLWLIIFGVIAVVGYGIWHCYWEFSTLRGKPHSDGDVTISDIGFQTDFRVYLQLSQTWLILMISLSVIEAVIIVILIFLRRRVRIAIALLKEGSRAIGYIMSTLFYPIITFVLLAICIAYWAVIAVFLASSGDAVYKVMSTQDKCMYANLTCDPEKFSQTNVTMVCPGSQCTFAFYGGESLYHHYIFVLQLCNLLVFLWLVNFTIALGQCTLAGAFASYYWALRKPQDIPSCPLFSSFSRAVRYHTGSLAFGSLILAFVQMFRIVLEYLDHKLKGAHNAFARFLICCLKCCFWCLEHFIKFMNRNAYIMMAIYGKSFCTSAKDAFFLLMRNVVRVAVLDKVTDFLLFLGKVLISGSVGVLAFFFFTRKITVIQEEVPSLNYYWVPLLTVIFGSYLIAHGFFNVYAMCVDTLFLCFLVDLEVNNGSADRPFYMSRTLRHILNKNTNKRRKDKR; the protein is encoded by the exons CCTGGATCCATGGCGACACCAGGAAGGTGGTCTACCCCACCGACAGCCACGGACAGTTCTGTGGACAGCAGGGGACCCCCAACAC CAACAAAGCCATATTATTCTACTTCAACATATTGCAATGTGCCAATCCTGCCGTTCTCATTAACCTCCAGTGCCCTACAACCCAA CTCTGTGTCTCCAAGTGCCCAGACAGATTTGCCACATACCTAGACATGCAGTACAACTACAGGTACAACAACAGCTACTGGGAGTATTACAGGCAGTTCTGCAAGCCGGGCTTCGACAATCCTAGAAAG TCAGTTGCACATGTCTTGAGAGATGAGGACTGCCCATCTATGATAGTGCCAAGCAGACCTT TCCTTCAGAGGTGCTTCCCTGACTTTATCACCAGGAACGGGACGCTAACTGTCGCCAACAAGACAGACTTTAAAGATGGGTTAGGTAAAACGAGGAGCGTGATCGATCTCAGGAAAGCTGCCAA tGGCATTACCAGTCTGCTAGATGCCAAGGAGGTTGGCATGAAGATATTTGAGGATTACGCCAGCTCCTGGTACTGGATCTTACT AGGTCTGGTGATAACCATGGTGGTCAGCCTGGCTTTTATCCTGCTGCTACGGTTCACAGCCGGAGTTCTCCTGTGGCTCATCATCTTTGGAGTCATCGCTGTGGTGGGCTATG ggaTCTGGCACTGCTACTGGGAGTTCAGTACACTGAGAGGGAAGCCACACAGTGATGGTGATGTCACCATCTCTGACATCGGCTTTCAGACAGACTTCAGGGTTTACCTGCAGCTCAGTCAAACCTGGCTCATCTTGA TGATCTCCCTATCAGTCATTGAGGCGGTCATCATAGTAATCCTGATATTCCTGAGGAGGAGAGTACGTATCGCCATCGCTCTGCTGAAGGAGGGGAGCAG gGCCATTGGTTACATCATGTCCACTCTCTTCTACCCGATCATCACTTTTGTGCTGCTGGCCATCTGCATAGCGTACTGGGCAGTCATTGCTGT CTTCTTAGCGTCATCTGGTGATGCTGTCTACAAGGTCATGTCGACGCAGGACAAATGCATGTATGCCAACCTCACCTGTGATCCAGAG AAATTCAGTCAGACCAACGTGACCATGGTGTGCCCGGGCTCCCAGTGCACCTTTGCCTTTTACGGCGGCGAGAGCCTCTACCACCACTACATCTTTGTGCTGCAGCTGTGCAACCTGCTGGTGTTCCTGTGGCTGGTCAACTTTACCATCGCCCTGGGACAGTGCACCCTGGCCGGGGCCTTCGCTTCCTACTACTGGGCCTTGAGGAAGCCCCAAGACATACCATCATGTCCCTTGTTTTCCTCCTTTAGCAGGGCTGTACG GTACCACACAGGCTCTCTGGCATTTGGCTCTCTGATCCTGGCCTTTGTGCAGATGTTTCGCATCGTTCTAGAGTATCTGGATCACAAACTCAAAG GTGCTCACAATGCTTTTGCCCGCTTCCTGATTTGCTGTCTCAAATGCTGCTTCTGGTGCCTGGAACATTTCATCAAGTTCATGAACAGAAACGCCTACATCATG ATGGCGATATATGGAAAGAGCTTCTGCACTTCGGCCAAAGATGCTTTCTTCCTCCTGATGAGGAACGTAGTAAG GGTGGCAGTGCTGGATAAGGTGACAGACTTTCTCCTCTTCTTGGGAAAAGTGCTTATTTCAGGGAGTGTTG GTGTTCTAGCATTCTTCTTCTTCACCCGTAAGATTACAGTTATTCAAGAGGAGGTGCCATCACTAAATTACTACTGGGTCCCCCTACTG ACGGTGATATTTGGATCCTACCTGATCGCCCATGGCTTCTTCAACGTCTATGCTATGTGTGTGGACACCTTATTCCTTTGTTTCT TGGTGGATCTGGAGGTGAACAACGGCTCTGCAGACAGACCCTTCTACATGAGCAGAACCCTGAGACACATCCTCAACAAGAACACCAACAAGAGGAGGAAAGACAAGAGATAg